The following proteins are encoded in a genomic region of Candidatus Babeliaceae bacterium:
- a CDS encoding ribulose-phosphate 3-epimerase gives MAHIYPSLISAPPLKLQATITSLEPYCSGFHLDVMDFHFVQNLTWGPAVINAIRQATSHNIWVHLMVDDPQKYMSVLELTTRDILSVHLEAISSPEIIATIKNKGWRASVAINPETPLEALEPYFSLVDDILIMSVRPGFSGQSFIPHTLDKLKELKKIQDAEKYTFTISMDGGINLSNIATVINNGATNIALGSALFNGDPVKNIQKILGVL, from the coding sequence ATGGCACACATATATCCATCACTGATATCCGCTCCACCACTCAAACTACAGGCAACAATAACGTCGCTCGAGCCTTACTGTAGCGGGTTTCACCTTGATGTCATGGATTTTCACTTCGTTCAAAATCTCACGTGGGGCCCTGCTGTAATCAATGCAATCAGACAGGCAACATCTCACAACATTTGGGTTCACCTGATGGTCGATGACCCACAAAAATATATGAGTGTTCTTGAGTTAACAACGAGAGATATTCTTTCTGTTCATCTTGAAGCAATATCATCACCGGAAATCATCGCCACTATTAAAAATAAAGGCTGGCGTGCAAGTGTTGCCATCAACCCAGAAACGCCCCTAGAAGCCCTAGAACCATATTTTTCTCTCGTCGATGATATCTTGATCATGTCAGTAAGACCTGGCTTTTCTGGACAATCTTTTATACCGCATACGCTTGATAAACTTAAAGAACTCAAAAAAATACAAGACGCAGAAAAATACACATTTACCATAAGTATGGACGGCGGCATAAATCTCAGCAATATAGCAACCGTGATTAATAACGGTGCAACTAACATCGCTCTCGGCTCCGCCCTCTTTAATGGGGACCCAGTAAAAAATATACAAAAAATACTTGGAGTTTTATGA
- the groL gene encoding chaperonin GroEL (60 kDa chaperone family; promotes refolding of misfolded polypeptides especially under stressful conditions; forms two stacked rings of heptamers to form a barrel-shaped 14mer; ends can be capped by GroES; misfolded proteins enter the barrel where they are refolded when GroES binds) — protein MAGKKILFGADARQKLANGVDILANAVKVTLGPNGRNAALSKAFGSPTITKDGVSVAKEIELADNLENMGAQMVREVASKTADVAGDGTTTATVLAQALFHEGNKYVTAGAKPTDLKRGMDKAVAAVVEDVKARSKKVSSKKEIEQVATISANSDTVIGGQIAEAMDRVGRDGVITVEEAKGMESELDVVEGMQFDRGYLSPYFTTDSEKMEAVLHDAVILVFEKKISTMKSLLPVLEQVAKAGKPFLIIAEDVEGEALATLVVNRLRGTLQVVAVKAPGFGDRRKAMLEDIAILTGGKLVSEDLGIKLESLTLADLGRAKKIVVTKETCTIIEGFGSEQAIKGRILQIKAQIENTTSDYDKEKLQERLAKLSGGVAVIKVGAFTETEMKERKDRIEDALHATRAAVEEGIVPGGGVALLRAQEAVRKLVLEGDEKLGAQIVIRALEEPMRIIISNAGYESSVIVNQVRAQSGNYGFDAKNGEFVDMIDAGIIDPAKVVRFALQNAVSIAGLLLTTEVLVVDIPEEKKEAAHPGHGRGMGGMPEMY, from the coding sequence ATGGCAGGGAAAAAGATACTATTTGGCGCTGATGCGCGTCAAAAACTTGCAAATGGCGTTGATATACTAGCAAATGCAGTTAAAGTGACTCTCGGGCCCAACGGCCGTAATGCTGCTCTTTCAAAAGCATTCGGATCGCCCACTATCACAAAAGATGGCGTTTCTGTAGCTAAAGAAATTGAACTTGCTGACAATTTAGAAAATATGGGCGCCCAGATGGTGCGTGAAGTTGCAAGTAAAACAGCAGATGTTGCTGGCGACGGAACGACCACGGCAACGGTGCTTGCTCAGGCATTATTTCATGAAGGTAATAAATATGTTACCGCGGGCGCAAAGCCTACTGATTTAAAACGCGGTATGGACAAAGCGGTTGCCGCTGTAGTTGAAGATGTTAAAGCCCGTTCTAAAAAAGTAAGTAGCAAAAAAGAAATTGAGCAAGTTGCTACTATTTCTGCAAATTCAGACACCGTTATTGGTGGCCAAATCGCTGAAGCTATGGACCGTGTTGGCCGTGATGGTGTCATCACTGTTGAAGAAGCCAAGGGCATGGAAAGCGAATTGGATGTTGTAGAGGGAATGCAGTTTGATCGTGGTTATTTGTCTCCTTATTTCACGACCGATTCTGAAAAAATGGAAGCTGTCTTGCATGATGCAGTAATTCTTGTCTTTGAAAAGAAAATTTCTACCATGAAAAGCCTTCTTCCTGTGCTTGAACAGGTTGCTAAGGCTGGTAAGCCATTCTTAATTATCGCAGAAGATGTTGAGGGTGAAGCGCTTGCGACATTGGTAGTTAATAGATTACGCGGAACACTTCAGGTTGTGGCTGTTAAAGCGCCTGGTTTTGGCGACCGTCGTAAAGCAATGTTGGAAGATATTGCTATTTTAACGGGCGGAAAATTGGTATCAGAAGATCTTGGTATTAAATTAGAAAGCCTCACATTGGCTGATCTTGGTAGAGCAAAAAAGATTGTTGTCACAAAAGAAACGTGTACGATAATCGAAGGTTTTGGTTCTGAACAAGCTATTAAAGGCCGCATTCTCCAAATTAAGGCTCAGATTGAAAATACAACGTCTGATTATGACAAAGAAAAGCTTCAAGAGCGTCTTGCAAAACTTTCTGGCGGTGTAGCTGTCATTAAGGTTGGTGCTTTCACTGAAACAGAAATGAAGGAAAGAAAAGATCGTATTGAAGATGCATTGCATGCAACGCGCGCAGCCGTTGAAGAAGGTATTGTTCCAGGCGGTGGTGTTGCCTTATTGCGCGCACAAGAAGCGGTTAGAAAACTTGTCCTTGAAGGTGATGAAAAGCTCGGCGCACAAATTGTTATTAGGGCGCTAGAAGAACCGATGAGAATTATTATTTCTAATGCTGGGTATGAATCGTCAGTTATTGTTAATCAAGTTCGTGCTCAATCCGGTAACTATGGATTTGATGCTAAAAATGGTGAATTTGTTGATATGATTGATGCTGGTATTATTGATCCTGCAAAAGTAGTGCGTTTTGCATTGCAAAATGCTGTTTCAATTGCCGGGCTTTTGCTGACAACAGAAGTATTGGTCGTAGATATTCCAGAAGAAAAGAAGGAAGCTGCGCATCCAGGCCACGGTCGTGGTATGGGTGGTATGCCAGAAATGTATTAA
- the thyX gene encoding FAD-dependent thymidylate synthase, producing the protein MENQTMHFQDTYIAADKNKIDPLSDGISSIELVRVSGSDIDIVNAARVSYGKVSTEITPRDAALIKFLIEHDHTSPFEHNQLSFRIKAPLYVVRQWMRHRMNSYNEISYRYVKAPLEFYVPPFWRIQDTKNKQSSSGQLSDPKLYEAFNATLEHMKNTYEQLLDAGVGREQARGILPLCTYTEFIFTCNLHSLMHFIRLRTHEGAQFEIRVYAHALLKIAEEHFPFSMAAFREKCKIVDMQPVEERHAAAFTDLLVSKN; encoded by the coding sequence ATGGAAAACCAGACAATGCATTTTCAAGATACCTATATTGCTGCTGATAAAAATAAAATTGATCCTTTGTCTGACGGCATTAGTTCTATAGAGCTTGTGCGGGTTTCTGGATCAGATATTGATATTGTAAATGCGGCACGTGTTTCTTATGGCAAGGTAAGTACAGAAATTACTCCGCGTGATGCTGCGCTTATTAAATTTTTAATCGAGCATGATCATACGAGTCCCTTTGAGCATAATCAGCTTTCTTTTAGGATAAAAGCTCCGCTATACGTTGTTCGTCAATGGATGCGCCATCGAATGAATTCGTACAATGAAATCAGCTATAGATACGTTAAGGCCCCGCTCGAGTTTTATGTCCCGCCATTTTGGAGAATTCAAGATACTAAAAATAAGCAGAGTTCAAGCGGTCAGTTATCTGATCCCAAGCTTTATGAGGCATTTAATGCTACGCTAGAGCATATGAAAAACACATATGAACAGCTTTTGGATGCAGGTGTTGGGCGTGAGCAAGCGCGAGGTATTTTGCCATTGTGTACGTATACAGAGTTTATTTTTACCTGTAATTTGCATTCGCTTATGCATTTTATACGTCTGCGAACCCATGAAGGTGCCCAATTTGAAATAAGAGTCTATGCCCATGCATTGCTTAAGATAGCGGAAGAACATTTTCCATTTTCTATGGCTGCATTTAGAGAAAAATGCAAAATTGTTGATATGCAGCCGGTAGAAGAACGTCATGCAGCAGCATTTACTGACTTACTTGTTTCTAAAAATTAA
- the rho gene encoding transcription termination factor Rho, with translation MRDQALREMGLIDLNILARRLGVTGASLMSKENLIKRIIDLEEHPDKELDVEGVLEKLPDGFGFLRSAQFDYVSSIDDIYVSPSQIRRFNLRTGDMVSGVIRKPKDGEKYFALLKVNKVNGLDPAVLADRSFFDRLSPLHPDVKFNLESDPAFVSTRIMDLFSPIGMGQRGLIVAPPKTGKTVLLKEIAQTIVNNHPDINLILLLIDERPEEVADMRRGVRGKNAEVISSTFDEPAERHVAVAEIVLEKAKRLVEVGQHVVIVLDSITRLARAYNTVAPASGKILTGGIDANALQRPKRFFGAARNTEEGGSLTIIASALVETGSRMDEVIFEEFKGTGNMEIHMSRKLSNLRIFPAFDLLLSGTRREELLLPESELNRVRILRKFLSTMNTIEGMEVLIDKMKKCKTNEEFLESMNKKNGSCSTAGSNA, from the coding sequence ATGAGAGATCAAGCATTACGTGAAATGGGTTTAATTGACCTGAATATATTGGCTCGTCGATTAGGCGTAACGGGCGCAAGTCTTATGTCTAAAGAAAATCTTATTAAGAGAATTATTGATTTAGAAGAGCATCCCGATAAAGAACTTGATGTTGAGGGTGTTTTAGAAAAGCTTCCTGATGGATTTGGTTTCTTGCGATCGGCTCAATTTGATTATGTTTCTAGTATAGATGATATCTATGTTTCTCCTTCGCAGATTAGGCGATTTAATTTGAGAACGGGCGACATGGTTTCTGGTGTTATCAGAAAACCGAAGGATGGGGAAAAATATTTTGCTTTATTGAAGGTTAATAAAGTCAATGGGCTCGATCCGGCTGTTTTAGCAGACCGTTCATTTTTTGATCGACTTTCGCCATTGCATCCCGATGTAAAATTTAATTTAGAATCTGATCCAGCATTTGTTTCTACGCGTATTATGGATCTTTTTTCTCCCATTGGTATGGGGCAACGTGGTTTAATTGTTGCGCCACCAAAAACAGGTAAAACGGTATTGTTAAAAGAAATAGCTCAAACTATTGTTAACAATCATCCTGATATTAATTTGATTTTATTGCTCATTGATGAACGACCTGAAGAAGTTGCTGATATGAGGCGCGGAGTGCGTGGTAAGAACGCAGAGGTTATTAGTTCAACTTTTGATGAACCGGCAGAGCGTCACGTGGCGGTTGCAGAAATTGTGCTTGAAAAAGCAAAGCGTTTAGTCGAAGTGGGTCAGCATGTTGTGATTGTATTAGATTCTATTACTCGGCTTGCTCGCGCCTATAACACGGTAGCGCCGGCTTCTGGAAAAATTCTTACTGGTGGTATTGATGCTAATGCTCTGCAAAGACCAAAGCGTTTTTTTGGCGCAGCTCGCAATACTGAAGAAGGTGGATCTTTAACTATCATTGCATCAGCTTTGGTTGAGACCGGATCTCGCATGGATGAAGTTATTTTTGAAGAATTTAAAGGTACGGGTAATATGGAAATTCATATGAGCCGTAAGTTATCTAATTTGAGAATATTCCCTGCGTTTGATTTATTACTTTCTGGCACCAGGCGCGAAGAATTATTGTTGCCGGAATCTGAATTGAATAGGGTTCGTATCTTGCGTAAATTTTTATCAACCATGAATACTATCGAAGGAATGGAAGTTCTCATTGATAAAATGAAAAAATGCAAAACCAATGAAGAGTTTTTAGAGTCCATGAATAAAAAGAATGGTTCTTGTAGCACTGCTGGTAGCAATGCATAA
- the secF gene encoding protein translocase subunit SecF — MVDFLKYRTISTVFSIAIFIVFAGAFFYKQSTRGEAFVYSVDFTGGTQVLLEFSQPITSAQVISVLESNGWHGASTREFSNKEILVRVRAFENDAKGLSERMQQVLEQAVPGLKVEIKQTDSVGAGVGASMRWKSIQAIVVALFLMLLYIWWRFWAFSYAIGNVISLFHDAIVILTFFLLFDYEISLNVIGAILAVLGYSINDTIVIFSRIRENVQKMRGVPIEQVVNISTNETLRRTLLTSFATTLVVVALLIFGGEVLKTLALALFVGIVFGTYSSIFIASPVMLLFYKEQ; from the coding sequence ATGGTTGATTTTTTAAAATATCGTACGATAAGTACCGTTTTTTCAATTGCTATTTTTATAGTTTTCGCGGGGGCGTTTTTTTATAAGCAGTCGACTCGAGGGGAAGCGTTTGTTTATAGTGTTGATTTTACTGGGGGGACGCAAGTTCTTTTGGAATTTTCTCAGCCAATAACGAGCGCACAGGTAATTTCTGTCCTAGAAAGCAATGGTTGGCATGGGGCTTCAACTCGCGAATTTTCAAATAAAGAAATATTGGTTCGTGTAAGGGCGTTTGAAAACGATGCCAAGGGTCTTTCTGAACGCATGCAACAAGTTTTGGAGCAGGCTGTTCCTGGACTTAAAGTTGAAATTAAGCAAACAGATAGTGTTGGGGCTGGTGTTGGCGCTTCTATGCGCTGGAAGTCTATCCAAGCTATTGTGGTCGCGCTTTTTTTGATGTTACTGTACATCTGGTGGCGTTTTTGGGCATTTTCTTATGCCATTGGTAACGTGATTTCGTTATTTCATGATGCCATTGTTATTTTAACATTTTTCTTGTTGTTTGATTATGAAATCTCATTAAACGTTATTGGTGCGATTTTAGCCGTTCTTGGTTATTCTATCAATGATACGATTGTTATTTTTTCTCGCATTAGAGAAAATGTACAAAAAATGAGAGGTGTTCCTATTGAGCAGGTTGTGAACATAAGTACTAATGAAACATTGCGTCGTACTCTTTTAACGAGCTTTGCGACTACATTGGTGGTTGTGGCGCTTCTTATTTTTGGCGGCGAAGTATTAAAAACGCTCGCGTTAGCTTTATTTGTAGGCATTGTTTTTGGTACATATTCTTCTATTTTTATTGCAAGTCCTGTAATGCTTCTTTTTTACAAAGAACAATAA
- a CDS encoding co-chaperone GroES, with product MNYKIRPLFDRVLIELVENNEEVTIGGIIIPDAAKEKPRLGKVLAVGMGKFSAEGKVIPMQVKTGDCVFFGKYSGTEAGKDQLIIREDEILGIVE from the coding sequence ATGAATTACAAAATTCGTCCATTATTTGATCGCGTTCTTATAGAGCTCGTCGAAAATAATGAAGAAGTGACCATTGGTGGCATCATTATACCAGATGCTGCAAAGGAAAAGCCTCGCTTAGGTAAGGTTTTGGCCGTTGGAATGGGTAAGTTTTCAGCAGAAGGCAAGGTTATACCTATGCAAGTTAAAACCGGCGACTGTGTGTTTTTTGGTAAATACTCTGGAACAGAAGCGGGCAAAGATCAGTTGATTATTCGTGAAGATGAAATTCTCGGTATTGTTGAATAA
- a CDS encoding glycosyltransferase family 2 protein, which yields MKRISLMILFFVTHIIAHPTPSRLHFFVVIPTYHNKEYCLENIETLASQTYQDWTAIIVVDGNQKDDDGTGDIVEKYINDHALNDKVIIHRNHKRRGALYNIYHAIHRHAHDNWVIVLYDGDDFFYTDTALERIAQEYSERGEHDTWFTYGQYINYPDNTPGHCHEFPQKIIRTNNFRSYPWIASHPITFYAWLFKKIHKKDLQHDGKFFKVAWDVAFMPMLEMASGKHMRFIPDILYAYRHHERNDYNLHYSSIPKTVKIILGKKRYKPLIDIN from the coding sequence ATGAAGCGCATAAGTTTAATGATTCTTTTTTTTGTTACGCATATCATAGCCCATCCAACCCCATCGCGACTACATTTTTTTGTCGTTATACCTACCTACCACAATAAAGAATATTGCCTCGAAAATATCGAAACATTGGCCAGCCAAACGTATCAAGACTGGACAGCAATTATTGTTGTTGATGGAAATCAAAAAGACGATGATGGGACCGGCGATATTGTAGAAAAATATATTAATGATCATGCATTAAACGACAAAGTTATCATTCATCGCAACCATAAGAGACGTGGCGCTTTATACAATATTTATCATGCTATTCATCGACATGCCCACGATAATTGGGTGATCGTTTTATATGATGGCGATGATTTTTTTTATACCGATACGGCACTCGAAAGAATAGCTCAAGAATATAGTGAAAGAGGTGAGCATGACACGTGGTTTACCTATGGTCAATACATTAATTATCCAGATAATACACCAGGCCATTGCCATGAATTTCCTCAAAAAATTATACGCACCAATAATTTTAGATCTTATCCATGGATAGCATCACATCCCATTACTTTTTACGCGTGGCTTTTTAAAAAAATACATAAAAAAGACTTACAACATGATGGAAAATTTTTTAAGGTTGCATGGGATGTCGCATTTATGCCAATGCTAGAAATGGCATCCGGTAAACATATGCGTTTTATACCGGACATTTTATATGCCTATCGGCATCATGAAAGAAATGATTACAATCTCCATTATTCAAGCATTCCAAAAACAGTAAAAATAATTCTCGGTAAAAAAAGATATAAACCACTTATAGATATAAACTAA
- a CDS encoding GDP-L-fucose synthase, producing the protein MEHSSKIYIAGHQGLVGSALYRLLTAQNFNNLVVKTQEELDLRRQQDVEDFFATEKPEYVFLAAARVGGIKANIERPADFIYDNIAIATHVIHAAYTHNVKKLLFFGSSCIYPRNCPQPISEEYLMTGLLEQTNEPYALAKIAGIKLCHAYNRQYGTKFITCMPTNLYGIHDTFDVHNGHVIPALIAKISQADQEGYPCVDIWGSGQAVREFLYVDDLAQAALFLMREYQDYAHIINIGTGHGHTIMMLAYAIADIIGYNGRLFFDTNQPEGVGHKVLDVERMKALGWHAHTTLLEGLQKTISWYQTQHALFTRYCEYEKHI; encoded by the coding sequence ATGGAGCACAGTTCGAAAATTTATATTGCGGGGCATCAGGGACTTGTCGGCTCAGCACTGTATCGATTATTAACAGCTCAAAATTTTAATAATTTAGTAGTAAAAACCCAAGAAGAATTAGATTTACGACGACAACAAGACGTAGAAGATTTTTTTGCCACAGAAAAACCTGAATATGTTTTTTTAGCCGCAGCTCGTGTTGGTGGCATAAAAGCAAATATAGAACGGCCTGCCGATTTTATTTATGATAACATAGCCATCGCAACGCACGTTATTCACGCAGCATATACACATAACGTTAAAAAATTACTTTTTTTTGGATCATCATGCATTTATCCGCGCAACTGTCCACAACCGATCTCAGAAGAATATTTAATGACTGGGTTACTAGAACAAACCAATGAGCCATATGCGCTTGCCAAAATAGCCGGTATAAAACTATGTCATGCCTATAATAGGCAATATGGCACCAAATTTATTACGTGCATGCCAACCAATCTATACGGTATACATGATACATTTGATGTACACAATGGGCATGTTATTCCAGCGCTTATTGCAAAGATATCTCAGGCAGATCAAGAAGGATATCCCTGTGTTGATATATGGGGAAGCGGCCAAGCTGTTCGCGAATTTTTATATGTAGACGACCTTGCACAAGCGGCATTATTTCTTATGCGTGAATACCAAGATTATGCCCACATCATTAATATTGGCACAGGCCATGGACACACTATTATGATGCTCGCATACGCTATAGCCGATATAATTGGCTACAACGGCAGACTTTTTTTTGATACCAATCAACCAGAAGGCGTAGGACACAAAGTACTTGATGTAGAGCGCATGAAAGCCTTAGGATGGCACGCTCATACAACATTATTAGAAGGCTTACAAAAAACCATTTCGTGGTATCAAACACAACATGCTCTCTTTACACGCTACTGTGAATATGAAAAACATATTTAG
- a CDS encoding glycosyltransferase family A protein, with product MKKILSVCLLLVSSLLVNAEVTKKYARDNIHFLIVVPTYHNQRYCIKNIEKIASQTYTNWTMCVIVDGEIAQDDGTGDLIEEYVATHNLHNKIIVKRNDARFLALKNIYDAIHTYADDRSVVVLVDGDDWLYDNHVLEKLNAIYSRYNVFLTYGQFQEYPSGNRGFCTPFPQKFVKSNMFRRYVHLPSHLRTFYAWLFKKIDRKDLLFNGNFFEMTWDQAIMYPMIEMAGERHAFIDDILYVYNCENEINDFKVNAPLQSYLAGIIRAKSRYQRLDNEVTQQFAKRPLFKQISKK from the coding sequence ATGAAAAAAATACTCTCTGTATGCTTACTTCTCGTCAGCTCGTTACTAGTGAATGCCGAGGTTACCAAAAAATATGCGCGAGACAATATTCATTTTTTGATAGTCGTACCGACCTATCACAATCAACGTTACTGCATCAAAAATATAGAAAAAATAGCATCGCAAACCTACACCAATTGGACCATGTGCGTTATCGTTGATGGTGAAATTGCGCAGGATGATGGAACAGGAGATTTGATAGAAGAATATGTAGCTACTCATAACTTACACAACAAAATTATAGTAAAAAGAAATGATGCTCGTTTTTTGGCACTCAAAAATATTTATGACGCGATACATACCTATGCCGATGACCGGTCAGTTGTTGTACTCGTAGATGGGGATGATTGGCTATACGATAATCATGTTCTAGAAAAGCTTAACGCTATTTATTCACGCTATAATGTTTTTTTAACATATGGCCAATTTCAAGAATATCCAAGTGGTAATCGTGGATTTTGCACACCGTTCCCTCAAAAATTTGTAAAAAGCAATATGTTTCGGCGCTACGTTCATTTGCCATCGCACCTACGTACTTTTTATGCCTGGCTTTTCAAAAAAATAGACCGAAAAGACTTACTCTTTAATGGGAATTTTTTTGAAATGACGTGGGATCAGGCTATCATGTACCCCATGATCGAAATGGCCGGCGAACGGCATGCATTTATTGATGATATTTTGTATGTATATAACTGTGAAAATGAAATTAATGATTTTAAAGTTAATGCGCCTTTACAAAGCTATCTTGCGGGCATTATTAGAGCAAAAAGCCGCTATCAAAGACTTGACAATGAGGTAACGCAGCAATTTGCCAAGCGACCACTCTTTAAACAGATATCAAAAAAATAG
- a CDS encoding glycosyltransferase: protein MKNIFSLICLCIALGALVYYITHYKKPVNFDTSLQVKKYKNHLNDQWSRYALPIFQKLYEQNNLASIKKNSVIKIPKKIHQIWLGSSFPEKYRAWQHSWIHHHPDWEYILWTEESLKDLPMFNREMYEAACNYGEKSDIARYEILNMYGGLYVDTDFECLQSCDIFSYYDFYIGIQPLDTNMLQLGTGLIACAPGHALIRALIEYLPQQKHIQQIIAKTGPLYATRVFCARALQSPGKICAFPPTFFYPCGYNQNTRDKKSWIKPESYAIHHWAGSWLSKDAFVKE from the coding sequence ATGAAAAACATATTTAGTCTGATATGCCTTTGTATTGCACTCGGTGCACTTGTTTATTATATAACTCACTATAAAAAACCGGTTAACTTTGACACATCACTTCAAGTAAAAAAATACAAAAATCACCTTAATGATCAATGGAGTCGCTATGCGTTACCCATTTTTCAAAAATTATATGAGCAAAATAATCTTGCATCTATTAAAAAAAATTCTGTCATCAAAATCCCTAAAAAAATTCATCAAATATGGCTCGGCAGCTCATTCCCCGAAAAATACCGTGCCTGGCAACACAGCTGGATACATCACCATCCAGATTGGGAGTATATATTATGGACCGAAGAATCTTTAAAAGATCTACCCATGTTTAACAGAGAAATGTATGAAGCGGCATGCAACTATGGAGAAAAGTCCGATATAGCACGGTACGAAATTTTAAATATGTATGGAGGTTTATATGTAGACACGGACTTTGAATGTTTACAGTCGTGCGATATTTTTAGTTACTATGATTTTTATATTGGGATTCAGCCACTTGATACAAACATGCTACAACTTGGTACGGGCCTTATAGCCTGCGCTCCAGGCCATGCTCTTATTCGGGCATTAATAGAATATTTACCACAACAAAAACACATACAACAAATTATTGCAAAAACGGGCCCCTTATACGCAACGCGTGTTTTTTGTGCACGCGCATTACAATCTCCAGGAAAAATTTGCGCTTTTCCCCCAACCTTTTTTTATCCATGCGGGTATAATCAAAATACTCGTGATAAAAAATCTTGGATCAAACCAGAATCATATGCTATACATCATTGGGCAGGGAGTTGGTTAAGTAAAGATGCTTTTGTAAAGGAATAA
- the rpmA gene encoding 50S ribosomal protein L27 yields MATSKSGGSTTNGRDSISKRLGVKLFDGQRVSGGEIIVRQRGTRIHPGKNVDIGGDDTIFAVAAGQIKFHFGYKGRKHVSVL; encoded by the coding sequence ATGGCAACGAGTAAATCCGGTGGTTCGACTACAAATGGACGCGATAGTATAAGCAAACGTCTTGGCGTCAAATTGTTTGACGGTCAACGAGTAAGTGGTGGCGAAATTATCGTTCGTCAGCGCGGAACCCGTATTCACCCAGGTAAAAACGTTGATATCGGCGGCGACGACACTATTTTTGCGGTTGCAGCTGGTCAAATCAAATTTCATTTTGGGTATAAAGGTCGTAAGCACGTTTCTGTATTGTAA
- the tsaD gene encoding tRNA (adenosine(37)-N6)-threonylcarbamoyltransferase complex transferase subunit TsaD — MKYVLLGIESSCDETAAAVYTTDNRLLSNVIYSQTDLHKQFGGVVPEIASRAHIEKISHIVASALEQANISLRQVDVIAVTNKPGLPGSLLTGVCFAKGLAYGQNKKIIGVNHLEGHGFSSFLEHNVPFPHLCLTASGGHTSLYLVKDFGDYDIIGITKDDAAGEAFDKIAKLIQLPYPGGPYIEKLAAEVDFIDFFKYSRLKDKNLNFSFSGLKTAVLYNLVSQGAYDLSEKSFLKPDDYTLKQQVASSLLVCITDIFEQRLKLALQQYPEVQAITFVGGVACNKYIKARIETLAHSYHKQFFSPSAQFCTDNAAMIAFVGHYKAQQNKFSDYALDIY; from the coding sequence ATGAAATACGTATTGCTGGGAATTGAGTCATCATGCGATGAGACTGCTGCAGCAGTTTATACAACGGATAATAGACTTCTTTCCAATGTCATTTACTCTCAAACAGACCTACATAAACAATTTGGTGGCGTGGTCCCAGAAATTGCATCACGAGCTCATATAGAAAAAATCTCTCATATTGTTGCTTCAGCTTTAGAACAAGCCAATATCTCATTACGTCAAGTTGATGTAATAGCTGTAACAAATAAGCCGGGTCTGCCCGGTTCTTTATTAACAGGCGTATGCTTTGCCAAAGGGCTTGCTTACGGACAAAATAAAAAAATTATCGGTGTAAATCATTTAGAAGGGCATGGTTTTTCTTCGTTCTTAGAACACAACGTACCATTTCCACATCTTTGTTTAACTGCTTCTGGCGGCCATACTTCATTATATTTGGTAAAAGATTTTGGCGATTATGATATTATTGGCATCACTAAAGACGATGCAGCGGGTGAAGCATTTGATAAAATAGCAAAATTAATTCAATTGCCTTATCCTGGAGGCCCTTACATAGAAAAATTGGCAGCAGAAGTTGATTTTATAGATTTTTTTAAATATTCACGGCTTAAAGATAAAAATCTCAATTTTAGCTTTTCAGGATTAAAAACAGCAGTACTGTACAATTTAGTCTCGCAGGGAGCTTATGATCTTTCTGAAAAAAGTTTTTTAAAACCAGATGATTATACGCTCAAACAACAAGTTGCAAGTTCATTGTTAGTATGTATAACGGACATTTTCGAGCAACGATTAAAATTAGCGTTACAACAATATCCAGAGGTGCAAGCAATCACGTTTGTTGGCGGCGTTGCCTGTAATAAATACATTAAAGCCCGTATCGAAACACTGGCCCATTCTTATCACAAACAATTCTTTTCACCGTCAGCCCAATTTTGTACCGATAATGCCGCTATGATAGCGTTTGTTGGTCACTACAAAGCTCAACAAAATAAATTTTCTGATTACGCTTTAGACATTTATTAA